The proteins below are encoded in one region of bacterium:
- a CDS encoding helix-turn-helix domain-containing protein yields MRIQTPEDLGKLIRERRKRDGLTLVETAGLTNVGVRFLSELENGKPTVRLDKLLQVLNALGIRLLAAND; encoded by the coding sequence ATCAGGATCCAAACTCCAGAGGACCTCGGGAAGCTCATCCGAGAGCGCAGGAAGCGCGACGGCCTGACCCTCGTCGAAACGGCGGGCCTGACGAACGTGGGGGTGCGGTTCCTCTCGGAGCTGGAAAACGGGAAACCGACCGTTCGACTGGACAAGCTGTTGCAGGTGCTGAACGCCCTAGGCATCCGACTGCTCGCGGCCAACGACTGA